A region of Legionella donaldsonii DNA encodes the following proteins:
- a CDS encoding acyltransferase family protein translates to MDYQFLNNTNLYTYNSTEHVQELVANWPLYTNPLNHFYFFMAGILLFIVYERYRTQLRQKQQLLVKMILILLVIYMVLDKIVGNPSYGFGRFCYSLLTLAIISLTPFIEIKSTWLRKKLIMLGDISYSVYLIQFPVYTCVIYLTRKFTLFNKTETFFIALLSLLSISYFIYKWYEVPSKNWLTNLAFSPRKNSLELSETT, encoded by the coding sequence GTGGATTACCAGTTTTTAAACAATACTAATCTTTATACCTATAATTCAACCGAACATGTCCAGGAATTAGTAGCCAATTGGCCCCTTTATACAAACCCGCTCAATCACTTCTATTTCTTTATGGCAGGAATTCTTTTATTCATCGTCTATGAGCGTTATCGGACACAGTTGCGTCAAAAACAGCAACTTCTAGTAAAGATGATTTTGATTTTACTCGTTATTTATATGGTATTAGATAAAATTGTTGGAAATCCAAGTTATGGTTTTGGACGTTTTTGTTATTCGCTTTTAACCCTGGCTATTATAAGCCTCACGCCCTTTATTGAGATAAAGAGCACTTGGTTAAGAAAAAAATTAATCATGTTAGGTGATATCAGCTACAGTGTTTATCTAATCCAATTTCCCGTCTATACCTGCGTTATCTATTTAACCAGGAAATTCACTTTGTTCAATAAAACTGAAACTTTCTTCATTGCCTTACTAAGCTTGCTATCTATTTCCTATTTTATTTATAAATGGTACGAAGTACCTAGTAAAAATTGGTTAACAAATCTGGCTTTTTCTCCCCGGAAAAATAGCCTTGAGCTTTCAGAAACAACCTAA
- a CDS encoding multidrug effflux MFS transporter: MFKNLFIFPLILICAEMAVFLSTDMYLPALPDMMHDLDVSTSLVQLTLSAWFLGGMSMQLFIGPICDRVGRRPVFITGMLIFVLSTFVCAIAPNISILIAARFFQGCTICFIIVPGYASIHELYDQKNSVRLLATMSSITVLAPALGPFLGGLLATLTNWRWIFLSLFVWGLLITGWVLARMPETLAADKRTPLNLPFVLGQYKSIVTNWQFMHYLLPYWLMFCGFMSWLVCGPFLVTNEFHYKPLYFGIFQLLVFGFYMVANRLVRFLVDKMRLNQLIELGLFILLAGSLFSMATSLIYPSHLFGLIGGIMLFAFGFGLSSASLQRLAIESSDAPMGSRMAVLSTGLGISGLLATGLVSLTYHGKLSSLASILFATAVGASILYRSGKRYHLSSIDNEEPLVNEG; the protein is encoded by the coding sequence ATGTTTAAAAATCTTTTTATTTTCCCCCTGATTCTGATCTGCGCTGAAATGGCAGTTTTTCTTTCAACGGATATGTATCTGCCTGCTTTACCCGATATGATGCATGATTTGGATGTCTCTACCAGCCTTGTCCAGCTCACTTTGTCTGCTTGGTTTTTAGGCGGTATGTCGATGCAATTATTTATAGGACCTATTTGCGATCGAGTTGGCAGACGTCCGGTTTTTATAACGGGTATGTTAATTTTTGTGTTATCCACTTTCGTATGTGCAATCGCACCTAACATTAGCATTTTGATTGCAGCGCGTTTTTTTCAAGGGTGTACAATCTGTTTTATCATCGTTCCCGGATATGCCAGTATCCATGAACTCTATGACCAAAAGAATTCGGTTCGCCTTTTAGCGACAATGAGCAGTATTACGGTTCTTGCCCCTGCTTTAGGTCCTTTCCTCGGCGGGCTTTTGGCGACATTAACAAATTGGCGGTGGATTTTTCTATCTTTATTTGTTTGGGGTCTATTAATTACGGGTTGGGTTCTGGCGCGTATGCCAGAAACCCTGGCGGCTGACAAACGCACACCACTCAATCTCCCTTTTGTGTTAGGTCAGTATAAAAGTATCGTGACTAATTGGCAGTTTATGCATTATTTATTGCCCTATTGGCTTATGTTTTGCGGTTTCATGAGCTGGCTAGTTTGTGGACCTTTCCTGGTCACTAACGAATTTCATTATAAGCCACTTTATTTTGGAATTTTTCAGTTACTGGTTTTTGGTTTTTATATGGTTGCTAACCGATTAGTACGGTTTCTTGTAGACAAAATGAGGCTTAATCAGCTAATTGAGCTGGGATTGTTTATTCTATTGGCAGGCAGTCTTTTTTCTATGGCCACGTCGTTGATCTACCCCTCGCATTTATTTGGGCTAATTGGCGGCATCATGCTTTTTGCTTTTGGTTTTGGGCTTTCTTCCGCATCGCTGCAACGCTTGGCGATTGAATCATCCGATGCCCCTATGGGTTCACGAATGGCTGTATTGTCAACTGGCCTTGGCATATCGGGGTTATTAGCCACGGGGTTAGTGAGCCTGACTTATCATGGCAAATTAAGCTCACTTGCTTCTATCCTTTTTGCAACGGCCGTAGGTGCTTCCATATTGTATCGAAGTGGTAAACGCTACCATTTAAGCAGTATTGATAATGAAGAGCCCCTGGTAAATGAGGGATGA